A window of Fusarium musae strain F31 chromosome 1, whole genome shotgun sequence genomic DNA:
AGTTTAGTTTGTGGAGCTCATCACTCACAGGGCACCTGGGTATCTACCTTAGGCTCTACGGATACCCAGGTATGCTCTGCACCACAACAGTGAAAGCAGCTTCAACTGCCGATCAGAAGCAGTTTCTTGGCAAAGTATAAGATTCTGATCACGTTGCACCTTCTTGAGACAATTCATCTGCTATCTGCGATCCAGACAGGGCAATCATCCTCGTCCCAAAGGTCATCACAAACACAGTATCAGAGCACTGTGAGCTTGTGGAAATAGTGAACGATGATCAGGCTGATCTCTTGCTTCTGCATGTCAATATCACCCCAGTTGGAACCTTGTGCTGTGGGTGTCCATTTGGGGCTTCAGCTCTTGTCCAATGAAACAGGTGAGCTACTGGTAATGGGTCAAAGAGTCTCCTCTGTTCAAATCAAAGGGTCCTTGAAAACACGTAGGTTGAGCCAAGTTTCCAAATCAGTGCCACAATCAATGAGACCATTTCAAAGTATAAACTACctgagtacctacctaccttacagGGAAGTAGCGACTTGCCCGTTCATGCTATGTAACTTCTTCGTATTGCGACCATTTCTTAGAAGGTTCTTTCAGAACAACTCCCGAGCTGCTTACGTAGGTGGCAGCCCCAGGGGTTCAATGGCCATTCAAATGCTAATTGCCCGTTGTAAATTCTTTTTGTCCTGTGGGTCTGGCAGGTACGACCAAGACACCCAAGACATTGGATCGATCATAGGTTTCCTCACTGTTCTTTTACACCATTCAGCCTGAATACGACTTCTGACTTGTTCTCTTTTCAACCCCCAGGCGTCAAATAGATCCTCAACTCAAGCCAAGACTTTGCAAGGACCCGCTTCAGTATAATGacgaatgatgatgatctcgtaTACTTGGTGGCCTGGATTGCTGTTCATCCTATCATTTTCGCTCTTGGTCAATCAGTAGCCAGACACCACAGCAGCCATCTCTGCCAGGTTCAAGACTAGCTCCGCCATTGCGGGGATCACTAGACATGCATTGCATGGGTGGCATCACCCTTGTCTCGGGCAGTCCACAGACAGCCATCATCCCTTGCTGAATCTTGAGATCCGTCCGTCAGCCGTCGTTTATTCGGAGACTTCTTCAGCCATGTCTCGACCTCTCCGATAAGAATCCAGCTCGACAGCATTTTACTCGCCTACAGAATCTCGGATGCGAAACAGAACAGCTACGCATGGTAGCAAAATGTCTCGCCGTCTCCGTACCTGCATTAATCATAATTTTCTTCATAAGGAGCAAACTTACCAGATTGACTCCAGGAATATTGAAGCTGAGTTGATCGATGTGCTTGTTTTACGGAGTAACTCCACACCCTCTTTCAGTATTACCTCAAAAGTTGTCACCAGAGCATTAATTTACCAAAATCGACTGTGGATTGCTTCGTCCTGTTGTAGAGTGGTTAATTCTTAACATTCATTCATGGTAGGCCATATCAACATCTCAGCGAGATAGATCAAAGCAACACGGCAGAAACAACACATTggtccttttctcttccagGCAGAGGCAACTTCTTGATAGTTTGCGAGGATGCAAGTAAGGGTGCTTGCAGGTAAACCCATCAAAATTCGTTTCAGTTCAACAGTCTGCAAAGCTCTGCCTCAAGGGCAGGGACAACAATCTGATTGCATAGGTGTGTGCCAGCAATGAACGCCTCATGCTAGACGCTGGGCTACGATACGACAAAGTTGCAACATTTTGCTGCCACCTTGAATTGGACGAGTGACCAGCCAAAACTAGGTAGATGTTTGCTCATATGTAATACCTTGCTCAGCTGAGGAGAGGTCGATAATCGATATCAAGCCCTCTTTACAACATCATGGTTGGCTCAGCGTTGGCTTTGGGTTCCGATCCCCTGCATATTGCGGCTCTGATCTCGTTTAATGACAAGACGGATCTTACGAATCTTTGCTTCTGTCATTTCAGCAGGCAAGAGCCTGTCGATCACAGCCAACTCAGGACACTGCAGGGGCTCAGCCTTATTGCGCCGGCATGAGAAGGACCTGCTCCGAATGCCTTCGATATTCGTGATGAATGAAACAATTTCATTGTGACAATACGGTCACGGCCAGTTTTTGATACCGAGTTGGAAAGCTCGCATTTAGGGCAAGCCACAAAGGCTATTTCCCCAACCTAGCACAACCCCTACGGCCCCTCCACAACACAGCATCGGACTTGGGGAATGCCCATATATGCCAGATGCTAATTCGGAATGGCCCTTTGACGAATTGCCATAAACGAATGCCCGAGCTCCAATGACTGGGATTGTGGCACATTGCCATATCCCAAGGGCAGCCAAGGTTTTGCTACGGCGTTCGTCACATGAATCATTCTTATCGCGAGGGTGTTGAGATCCGGCTGAGGGTTGTTGCAGTCTCAAGTGTACCTAGCAGGGAAAATTAAGGTATGCATTCATCGGCTTATTAACGCGACACAAAATTACGCCTTAATGGACCCTTTATTCGGGTCGGGCGTCATAGACAAGCCAGACCAGGTCAGGCACAAGACATGCACATGGCTGTGAAGAATAAGATATCAATTTGCCGCGAAATGTACGGCAACTCCTTTCTTTTGTCGCATAGGGTACGCTAAACAGGGCTGGAAAGATGATGGCCGATCACAAGCCAGCTCAACCAGTCATGACAGTAAACGCAACTGCTGAAAGGATGAGGTCGATGGCCAAGCACTACTCCACGCAAAAGGTCTCCCAGGAGAGTGGTCGCTTAGTTCGCAGCTCCGGACGGTCGGTGCAGATTATGGACGATCACGTTCTCACTACTACCtgcccagcagcagcagcagcagcaggagcagcagcCGTGGCGACGGCGGCGTGGCGCCAAACAAATGGGAGTGTACCTTTAGAAAACCAGGGCTTCTAACGCTGTTCGCCGCAGGTTTGGTCGATTTAGATGTCTGATGTGTGCGCGCACGCATCGATCGGGTGTGTGTGGGCTCTGGATCTGGAAAACTGTCATGAGGGAACCAACGCCGGAGAGAGGAGCTCGATCCCCCGGCCCGTTAAGAGATCCGGCAATGACGTCCGCCGGCATGGATGCAGACACAGGGTCGACGAGAAGGGAACCTCATCGGGCTtcattcatccatccatggtGGACTACTGAGCTTGGACGGTGTGGTGCAATCAACGGTTCGGTACGGCCTCGAAGAGTGAATGGTACCGTGCATCAGCCGCGTGGTGCGTGCTAGGCTCCTCATGTAAAGATGGCGAGACGGGACAGGACGTTGGATTATCAAGCTTGATACCCTCCCTTTTTCTTACCTCGCACCACCCAATGGCTGTTCAAATGGGCGCTCTTTGGCCGCACTGACGGATTTCCAACTGCTTCTAGCACCGAAACCTGACGAGCTTCGACTTCACTCAAGTCAAGGTCTTGTATCTGTTCCCCTCGTCTCCTGTCGGAGCCGGGCTTGGCTCCGGTCGAGTTCTGTTCACATTCTGCCAGTCCCATTTTGAGAATCTTTTCCGCGTCCTTGCTCCTCTCGTGCGCTCTCAAAAAACTCTCTCTTAAAGATATGCCTTCTCAAATTCCAATTACAAGGCGGCCTCTCCTCTAGCTTCCCCGTTGCTATTAAAGTCCATATTCCCTTGCACACTGGATTAAGGCACATCTTGATCTGGACTTCGTCACTACATCTCAGGAACCGTCATCACGTACCCAATTTAATCCCCAGTCTTCCCTCACCGTCACCCACGTCAGTTCCCTTGTGTGTGCATTCTGATTGTCCTGCCCCTCATTGTTGTATTCCCACCCACGCCAGCCCAGGTAGCTCACGAAATCGTCGCGACATTGTTCGCTTCCCGATTACAGACTGCCACCGATACCTCAACGCTCTACCAACTTTCGTCTTTAGGGGTATTTTACTCAATGGAGCCTACCGAATACACCTGGGAACTCAGTTTACTTTAGCCAGCTTTTTAGAGCTGCTGTTTCCCAAACACTGCTTTCTCAAAGTCACATGGGGGTATACGGCTACTCCTAGTTATGGATCCAGGACTATCCTCATCCAGCAACGTCTCTCCAGGGCCTGGGCCGCAAAGCAATCGAAAAGAACGCGGTGCCATTGCAGCGCAGGTAAGTCGGGCTTGTTTACCGTGCCATTGAATCAGGGGTCTAATGACTTTGCCTGTCTTTCCTTCACCTCTTTCGCCCTTCATTTCGATGTTTGTTTTCTGTCAATATCAATCTCGGATTCCATTCCTAGCTTTCAGTTGCTTTGGATATCTGTGTTGTTGTCATGTTTCCTACCTTTCTCCTCAATCCATGCTGTCAATTCGAGTGTTGCACTGCCGAGCCAAGTGACTAACAAAAACCCAGGCTTGTGAGACGTGTCGCAACCGAAAACAAAGATGTGATGAACAAAGACCAAAGTGTGGCACATGCCAGAGATTCAAGCTCGACTGCCGATACCGAGAACCCCAACCAACAAAGTATGTTACTACGGGAGCCTGAATAAGCGGCGAGGATGCAGAGCTTGACCTGAATATGGCGTTGCTGTCGTCGTTCCCTGGGCCGCTCTCTTGACACAACTGCAATTTGCTAAACTCCGACAACAGGAAGGATAAGACTCTGGTTGAGATTCTAGACCGACTCAAGACTGTCGAAAGTAAGCTTGACAACCTGGGTCAAAGGGAAAATACGACTCCTCCCCTCTTCACCACCCCTCAACCTCCAGCCGTTTATTCCACCAACACGCCGTTACTGGTGGATCCCGACTCCCACGATCCTCTTCCAGGCACATCCTTACCTAACCATCCTACAAGTCCATCGCCCAACCGCGATACAGGCGGCTTTCGCTATGACTCGTCTGTGTCTAAGATGTCAGAATGGCCCGTTGTGCGCCAGATGTTCGAAAGCCTTGGCCAGAAGGCTCCATCCGCCATGGGTGAGATTCCTGCACTTCCGAGAGGACTTCGCGCCTCAAACGTTACCCTGCCACCCGATGGACTGCAGCCGGTCGGAATCCCAAGTAACAGCACCCTGCAGATACCCCTGCATCTCTCAGGCTCTACCTCGACCCTCAACCTTAGCCCCCCAAGTGTGGACTGGGAGACCATGCAAAGACTTAGCAAGGCTTATTTCGACGTCATCAACATGCTTCATCCTATCTTGGACAGACAGTGGTTCAACTCAAACGTACTGAGTTCAATCATCAATAATGGATTTCAAGAAGGAGCACTTTCATCCCTTGTACTACTTGTCTTTGCCCTTGGAGAGGTGGCGCTCACCACATCAGAAGTTCCAATCTCGGCTTACAAGCAGCGACCATCTGGAATCAAAGGAGGAACTATCGATCGGCCACCTGGTCTTGCTTATTTCAATGAGGCACGGAAAAGGATGGGGTTTGGAATAAGCGAAGTCAGCCTCGAAAACGTGCAGATGTTGGCACTTGCCTCGCTCTACTACTCAAGCTGCGGACAAGCTCTAGTCGGTACCTCTGCCTAGACCCTCGATACACCTTTCTAACTGATCTGCCAGGAATGCTGGAGGATGAGTGTGTATGCGTCTCTGGCCTGCCAGGGTCTGATAACGAGGTGGGAAACCCGACCGTTATGAGTCA
This region includes:
- a CDS encoding hypothetical protein (EggNog:ENOG41) — protein: MDPGLSSSSNVSPGPGPQSNRKERGAIAAQACETCRNRKQRCDEQRPKCGTCQRFKLDCRYREPQPTKKDKTLVEILDRLKTVESKLDNLGQRENTTPPLFTTPQPPAVYSTNTPLLVDPDSHDPLPGTSLPNHPTSPSPNRDTGGFRYDSSVSKMSEWPVVRQMFESLGQKAPSAMGEIPALPRGLRASNVTLPPDGLQPVGIPSNSTLQIPLHLSGSTSTLNLSPPSVDWETMQRLSKAYFDVINMLHPILDRQWFNSNVLSSIINNGFQEGALSSLVLLVFALGEVALTTSEVPISAYKQRPSGIKGGTIDRPPGLAYFNEARKRMGFGISEVSLENVQMLALASLYYSSCGQALVGTSA